The following proteins come from a genomic window of Maribacter sp. HTCC2170:
- the nagB gene encoding glucosamine-6-phosphate deaminase has translation MKTTKKKSKMNIGYKPAGQFEETRFEKIHNVIFKDSNEGSIRVAQEIAELIKEKQAKNETCVLGLATGSSPIKVYEELVRMHKEDGLSFSNVVTFNLDEYLPMDKDNLQSYWYFMHEHLFNHVDIPAENINIPDGKIGSEDAIEYCLGYDQKIKKFGGLDFQLLGIGRTGHIGFNEPGSHYNSGTRIITLDHITRVDAAPAFLGIGNVPRKAITMGIATVRSAKRIVLLGWGNNKASIIKETVEGRVSSEVPATYLQEHGNVTFVLDNGAGSELTRNKTPWLVESCEWTKQLTAKAVVWLCEKTNKSILSLTDKDYNNNGMSDLLTLEDSYDLNIRMFNKLQHTITGWPGGKPNADDSNRPERAEPAKKRVIIFSPHPDDDVISMGGTFDRLVEQGHDVHVAYQTSGNIAVSDSEALKFAEICNNMNPTKKSGKLIEDILDKGENAFDSVEVRELKGAIRRGESHAATRYLDLPDENVHFLDLPFYETGTIKKKNLSEDDITIMYDFINEIKPHQIYAAGDLADPHGTHKVCLDAVFESMKRLKPEPFMKDCWLWLYRGAWHEWDINDIEMAVPMSPGQVMKKRMAIFFHQSQKDGVMFQGDDAREFWMRVEERNRDTAQRYHALGLADYAAMEAFVRYKFD, from the coding sequence ATGAAAACAACAAAGAAAAAATCTAAAATGAACATTGGCTATAAGCCGGCTGGTCAATTCGAAGAAACAAGATTTGAGAAAATCCACAATGTAATTTTCAAAGATTCCAATGAAGGTTCAATTCGGGTGGCTCAAGAAATTGCTGAACTTATCAAAGAAAAACAAGCCAAAAACGAGACTTGTGTTTTAGGTTTGGCAACAGGTTCTTCACCAATCAAAGTATATGAGGAATTGGTTCGAATGCACAAAGAAGATGGTCTTAGCTTTTCAAATGTTGTGACCTTCAACTTGGATGAATACTTGCCAATGGACAAGGATAACTTACAAAGTTATTGGTATTTTATGCATGAACACTTGTTCAACCATGTAGACATTCCTGCGGAGAACATAAACATTCCTGATGGTAAAATCGGTAGCGAGGATGCCATCGAATATTGTTTGGGGTATGACCAAAAAATAAAAAAATTCGGAGGCTTGGATTTTCAATTATTAGGTATTGGTAGAACCGGTCATATAGGATTCAACGAGCCAGGTTCTCATTACAATTCAGGTACCAGAATCATAACTCTTGACCATATTACCAGAGTTGATGCTGCCCCTGCCTTTCTTGGCATTGGTAATGTACCTAGAAAGGCCATAACCATGGGTATAGCTACGGTAAGAAGTGCAAAAAGAATTGTTCTTCTGGGATGGGGTAACAACAAAGCATCAATCATTAAAGAGACCGTGGAAGGTAGAGTTTCTTCAGAAGTGCCTGCAACTTACCTACAAGAGCATGGTAATGTAACTTTTGTTTTAGATAATGGTGCAGGTAGTGAACTAACACGAAATAAGACGCCTTGGCTTGTTGAATCTTGTGAATGGACCAAGCAATTAACGGCCAAAGCTGTGGTATGGCTTTGTGAAAAAACCAATAAATCCATTTTAAGTCTTACCGACAAGGATTACAATAATAATGGGATGTCCGACCTTCTTACTTTAGAGGATTCATATGATTTGAACATAAGAATGTTCAATAAGCTGCAACATACCATAACAGGTTGGCCAGGCGGTAAACCAAATGCTGATGACTCCAATAGACCAGAAAGGGCAGAACCAGCAAAAAAACGTGTGATAATATTCAGTCCGCACCCTGATGATGATGTAATTTCTATGGGAGGAACTTTTGACAGGCTAGTTGAGCAAGGGCATGATGTTCATGTTGCATACCAAACTTCTGGTAATATAGCTGTATCAGATTCTGAAGCCTTGAAGTTCGCTGAAATTTGCAATAATATGAACCCCACCAAAAAATCTGGAAAACTGATTGAGGATATTCTTGACAAAGGTGAGAATGCATTCGATTCTGTTGAAGTAAGGGAGTTAAAAGGAGCCATTCGTAGAGGTGAATCCCATGCAGCGACCAGATACTTGGATTTGCCAGATGAAAATGTTCATTTCCTCGATTTACCTTTCTATGAAACCGGTACTATCAAAAAGAAAAACCTATCGGAAGATGATATCACAATTATGTACGATTTCATCAACGAGATAAAGCCACATCAGATCTATGCAGCAGGGGATCTTGCTGATCCACACGGTACACATAAAGTTTGTCTTGATGCCGTTTTTGAATCCATGAAACGATTAAAACCAGAACCGTTCATGAAAGATTGTTGGTTATGGCTATATAGAGGTGCATGGCATGAGTGGGATATTAATGACATTGAAATGGCAGTTCCAATGAGTCCAGGACAGGTAATGAAAAAGAGAATGGCAATATTCTTCCATCAATCACAAAAAGATGGTGTTATGTTCCAAGGAGATGATGCAAGGGAGTTTTGGATGCGTGTTGAAGAACGTAATAGAGATACTGCCCAACGCTACCACGCCTTAGGTTTGGCAGATTATGCCGCAATGGAAGCCTTTGTAAGATATAAATTCGATTAA
- a CDS encoding DeoR/GlpR family DNA-binding transcription regulator has translation MLKEERHQTILTQVELHNRILLTDIAEILDVSIDTARRDVKELDQENKLRKVHGGAIALGYTTNNTRNQNIYALQQKIRIAEKAAEILKNDGVIFIDGGTTCLEFARIIPGDMQLTCFTLSLPVAMELNTKPNIDVIFVGGQISKEAQISIGTYATNMLSEIKVDYSFIGTGYVDASFGLTDFDWDIVQVKKAIIKSSKKAVLLSISEKLNSQHRYKICDINAVDTLITELESDDDQLKLFRNHDVCLK, from the coding sequence ATGTTAAAAGAAGAAAGACATCAAACAATACTTACGCAAGTTGAACTGCATAATAGAATTTTACTGACCGATATTGCTGAAATATTGGATGTTTCTATTGATACAGCCAGAAGGGATGTCAAAGAATTGGATCAAGAAAACAAATTACGAAAGGTACATGGTGGGGCAATTGCCCTTGGATACACTACTAACAATACTAGAAATCAAAATATATATGCGCTACAGCAGAAAATTAGGATTGCGGAAAAAGCAGCCGAAATTTTAAAGAATGATGGGGTAATTTTTATAGATGGAGGCACTACTTGTCTTGAATTTGCCCGTATTATACCTGGAGATATGCAGCTAACTTGTTTTACACTAAGTCTTCCTGTAGCCATGGAGTTGAATACCAAGCCAAATATTGATGTTATTTTCGTTGGTGGTCAAATTTCTAAAGAAGCACAAATTAGTATAGGTACTTATGCCACAAATATGCTCTCGGAAATCAAAGTTGATTATAGTTTTATAGGTACTGGTTATGTTGATGCTTCATTTGGTTTGACCGATTTTGACTGGGATATTGTACAGGTTAAAAAAGCCATTATAAAGAGCTCAAAAAAAGCGGTACTTTTGTCAATATCTGAAAAATTAAACTCCCAGCACAGATATAAAATCTGCGATATTAATGCCGTTGATACATTGATTACCGAATTGGAGTCAGATGATGATCAATTAAAACTTTTTAGAAACCACGACGTATGTCTTAAATAA
- the murQ gene encoding N-acetylmuramic acid 6-phosphate etherase: MSYIKITETPSNYDNLERMDTSSILLKMNNEDKKVADGVAAVIPQITNLVDALAVRFISGGRLFYIGAGTSGRLGILDASEIPPTYGLPHERVVGLIAGGDTAIRKSVEHAEDDAEQAWKDLLNHDINVNDVVVGIAASGTTPYVIGGLNDAKKKGILTGGITNNPGSPLALVADIPIEVNVGPEFVTGSTRMKSGTSQKLVLNMISTALMIKIGRVKGNKMVNMQLSNDKLVDRGTRYLVEGLGISYEEASELLKEYGSVKKALDAARK; this comes from the coding sequence ATGAGCTATATTAAAATTACTGAAACCCCATCTAATTATGATAATTTGGAACGAATGGATACTTCGTCCATTCTTTTAAAGATGAACAATGAGGACAAGAAAGTGGCGGATGGCGTAGCCGCAGTTATTCCTCAAATAACAAACCTCGTTGATGCCCTTGCTGTAAGATTCATAAGCGGAGGAAGATTGTTTTATATTGGTGCAGGAACGAGTGGAAGGTTAGGTATACTGGATGCTTCTGAAATACCACCTACTTATGGCTTGCCACATGAACGAGTTGTGGGGTTGATCGCTGGAGGGGATACGGCGATAAGAAAGTCTGTAGAACATGCCGAAGATGATGCTGAACAAGCTTGGAAAGATTTACTAAATCACGATATTAACGTAAACGATGTTGTTGTGGGCATAGCTGCATCAGGAACAACACCTTATGTTATTGGCGGTTTGAATGATGCCAAGAAAAAAGGAATTTTGACGGGGGGTATAACCAATAATCCTGGTTCACCCTTGGCTCTTGTCGCTGATATTCCAATAGAGGTTAACGTAGGCCCCGAATTTGTGACGGGAAGTACTCGAATGAAAAGTGGGACTTCGCAAAAACTTGTTCTGAATATGATTTCTACCGCACTAATGATAAAAATTGGAAGAGTAAAAGGAAATAAGATGGTGAATATGCAATTGAGCAATGATAAATTGGTCGACAGAGGAACCAGATATTTGGTAGAAGGTCTCGGAATTTCTTATGAAGAGGCTTCAGAGCTTTTGAAAGAGTACGGCTCAGTTAAAAAAGCATTGGATGCGGCAAGAAAATAG
- a CDS encoding c-type cytochrome, with protein MKYLTIVYLGLVLGLVMLFFQDPELEESIERGSEIYADFCVTCHMPNGEGVAHTFPPLANSDYLKLNREASIRGIKYGQDGELIVNGVTYNNTMAPLGLEDEEVADVMNFILNSWGNSSETKVTLEEVAIITE; from the coding sequence ATGAAGTATTTGACTATAGTTTACTTGGGGCTTGTCCTAGGTCTTGTAATGTTATTTTTTCAAGATCCTGAACTGGAAGAAAGTATTGAAAGAGGAAGTGAAATCTATGCCGATTTCTGTGTCACTTGTCACATGCCTAATGGTGAAGGTGTAGCGCATACATTTCCACCATTGGCCAATTCTGATTATTTAAAGCTGAACAGGGAAGCAAGTATAAGAGGTATTAAATATGGCCAAGATGGAGAATTGATCGTAAATGGGGTAACCTATAACAATACAATGGCACCCCTTGGGCTAGAGGATGAAGAAGTTGCCGATGTTATGAATTTTATACTTAACTCTTGGGGCAATTCCTCGGAAACAAAGGTTACATTGGAGGAAGTTGCAATAATCACAGAATAG
- a CDS encoding PQQ-dependent sugar dehydrogenase, whose protein sequence is MKKSIAYLYLFVVTLSFSCAQDVENKVNTPENLPFSAELFVDDLQIPWGIAFLPDGSMLITEKSGSLIHFKNGEKTTISNVPAVYSRGQGGLLDIVLHPDYEKNGWIYLTYASEDGEEKGGHTALMRAKLNGNSLTDNELLYKAGPNTTKGQHFGSRIAFDDAGYLYFTIGERGARDVNPQDITKDGGKVYRLNDDGSIPSDNPFVGTENAKTAIFSYGHRNPQGLIKHPETGKIWDHEHGPKGGDEINIIEKGANYGWPLITYGINYSGTPITDKTEMEGMNQPIHYWVPSIAPSGMAFLTSDKYGDWQGSLLVGSLSFQYLERLTMEGTKVVGRDKLLGDLGRVRDVRQGPDGLIYVAIEGKGIYKLVPKD, encoded by the coding sequence ATGAAAAAAAGTATCGCCTATCTATATTTATTCGTTGTAACGCTTAGTTTTTCTTGCGCTCAAGACGTTGAAAACAAGGTGAATACGCCTGAAAATCTTCCCTTTTCTGCAGAGCTTTTCGTCGATGACCTACAGATTCCATGGGGTATAGCGTTTCTTCCAGATGGCAGCATGTTGATTACTGAAAAGTCCGGGTCACTTATTCATTTCAAAAATGGTGAAAAAACAACAATTTCTAATGTTCCAGCTGTTTATAGCAGAGGCCAGGGCGGACTACTTGATATAGTTTTACACCCTGATTACGAAAAGAATGGTTGGATATATCTCACCTATGCTTCAGAAGATGGAGAGGAAAAAGGGGGGCATACTGCTTTAATGCGTGCAAAACTTAATGGTAATTCACTGACAGACAATGAGTTATTGTACAAAGCAGGTCCAAACACAACAAAGGGACAACATTTTGGCTCTCGAATAGCATTTGATGATGCCGGCTATCTTTATTTCACCATTGGAGAACGAGGAGCACGTGATGTTAACCCACAGGATATAACCAAGGACGGAGGTAAGGTCTACCGCCTAAATGACGATGGCAGTATTCCTTCTGATAATCCTTTTGTGGGGACAGAAAATGCCAAAACAGCAATTTTTAGTTACGGTCATAGAAATCCGCAAGGCTTAATAAAACACCCAGAAACAGGAAAAATTTGGGACCATGAACATGGTCCAAAAGGAGGGGATGAAATAAATATCATTGAAAAAGGCGCAAATTATGGTTGGCCGCTTATTACTTATGGTATCAATTATAGTGGTACTCCCATAACCGATAAAACCGAAATGGAAGGTATGAACCAACCTATTCACTATTGGGTACCATCAATAGCACCCAGTGGAATGGCCTTTCTTACTTCTGATAAATATGGCGATTGGCAGGGTAGCCTTTTAGTAGGTTCTTTGTCTTTTCAGTATTTAGAACGCCTAACAATGGAGGGTACAAAAGTTGTTGGCCGAGATAAACTTTTAGGCGACTTAGGTCGTGTTCGCGATGTACGGCAAGGACCGGATGGTTTGATTTATGTTGCTATCGAAGGAAAAGGAATTTATAAATTAGTCCCAAAAGATTGA